One part of the Lathamus discolor isolate bLatDis1 chromosome 23, bLatDis1.hap1, whole genome shotgun sequence genome encodes these proteins:
- the MCRS1 gene encoding microspherule protein 1, translated as MASGATSRSEDEESLAGPKRGPAAASGAVPKRRSSSRFIKRKKFDDELVESSLAKPSRAKGGAEPGRCSGSEPSSSEKKKVSKAVPAPVAPSPVPAPGLAKRLKKSKQPVPVTKDLGRWKPADDLLLINAVLQTNDLSAVHLGVKFSCRFTLREVQERWYALLYDPIISKLACQAMRQLHPEAIAAIQSKVLYSKAEELLLSRVGSGSQPSLDTFQDLLHKHPDVFYPSRTAKALQLHWQLMKQYYLLEDQTVQPLPKGDQVLNFSDAEDMVDDSKLKDVRDEVLEHELTVADRRQKREIRQLEQELHKWQVLVDSITGMSSPDFDSQTLAVLRGRMVRYLMRSREITLGRATKDNQIDVDLALEGPAWKISRKQGVIKLKNNGDFFIANEGRRPIYIDGRPVLGGSKWKLNNNSVVEIASLRFVFLINQDLIALIKAEAAKLAQQ; from the exons ATGGCGTCGGGCGCCACGAGCCGCTCCGAGGACGAGGAGTCCCTGGCGGGGCCGAAGCGGGGCCCGGCCGCGGCCTCGGGGGCCGTCCCCAAGCGCCGGAGCTCGTCTCG GTTCATCAAGAGGAAGAAGTTCGACGATGAGCTGGTGGAGAGCAGCCTGGCCAAGCCCAGCCGCGCCAAGGGCGGCGCCGAGCCCGGGCGCTGCTCGGGGAGCGAGCCCTCCTCCAGCGAGAAGAAGAAG gtCTCCAAGGCAGTGCCGGCGCCCGTCGCGCCCAGCCCGGTGCCCGCTCCCGGTCTGGCCAAGCGGCTCAAGAAGAGCAAGCAGCCGGTGCCGGTCACCAAGGACCTGGGCCGCTGGAAGCCTGCCGATGATCTCCTGCTCATCAACGCggtgctgcag ACCAACGACCTGAGCGCCGTGCACCTGGGGGTGAAGTTCAGCTGCCGCTTCACGCTACGTGAGGTGCAGGAGCGCTGGTATGCACTGCTCTACGACCCCATCATCTCCAA GCTGGCCTGCCAGGCCATGCGGCAGCTGCACCCCGAGGCCATCGCTGCCATCCAGAGCAAGGTCCTGTACAGCaaagctgaggagctgctgctcagcagagtgggATCG GGCAGCCAGCCCTCGCTGGATACCTTCCAGGATCTGCTGCACAAGCACCCGGATGTGTTTTACCCCTCACGCACGGCCAAGGCACTGCAGCTGCATTGGCAGCTTATGAAGCAGTATTACCTCCTGGAGGACCAGACCG TGCAGCCGTTGCCCAAAGGGGATCAAGTGCTTAATTTCTCAGATGCTGAGGACATGGTGGATGATAGCAAATTGAA AGATGTGCGGGACGAGGTGCTGGAGCACG AGCTGACCGTGGCCGACAGGCGGCAAAAGCGTGAGATCcggcagctggagcaggagctgcacaAGTGGCAAGTGCTGGTGGACAGCATCACAG GGATGAGCTCCCCGGACTTTGACAGCCAGACCCTGGCTGTGCTGCGGGGCCGCATGGTTCGGTACCTGATGCGCTCCCGGGAG ATCACCCTGGGCAGAGCTACCAAGGACAACCAGATTGATGTGGACCTGGCGCTGGAGGGGCCAGCCTGGAAGATCTCCCGCAAgcagg GTGTCATTAAGTTGAAAAACAATGGGGACTTCTTCATTGCCAACGAGGGCCGGCGCCCCATCTACATCGACGGGCGCCCTGTGCTGGGTGGCAGCAAGTGGAAGCTCAACAACAACTCTGTGGTGGAG ATAGCGAGTCTCcgctttgttttccttatcaACCAGGACCTCATTGCCCTCATCAAGGCAGAAGCAGCCAAGCTGGCCCAGCAGTGA
- the SPATS2 gene encoding spermatogenesis-associated serine-rich protein 2 isoform X1, with protein MSRKQNTRDPSGFVFDVQSNTVLAQGGTFENMKEKISAVRAIVPNRSNNEIVLVLQHFDNCVDRTVQAFMEGNASEVLKEWTVTGKKKNKKKKPKPKPQAEPSGLPEPGKPASRGEEARGSTGKGGMNGFHVNGCAHDTESVDSLSEGLDALSIDARELEECECPAGPPRAAVPDLANGIADFDTQSLTLHPSQSPSSLRQRPEHRSTGRSLSRSALSHSTPASLSATRLEDMPLSPANRKLGSNIEKSVKDLQRCTVSLARYRVVVKEEMDASIKRMKQVFAELQSSLMDREVALLAEMDKVKAEAMEILGSRQRKAEALKKMTDVAVRMSEEQLVELRADIKHFVSERKYDEDLGRVARFSCDLDALKRSIAAFGQVSHPKNSYSTRSRCSSLTAAALGSPGDTAPRPGPTTATSLSTGTKKPPAAAEGPTGDTGSQPSQPARERTRRPGGGSRLQPPPVAQPRPPAAPPQRRPRARQEGARA; from the exons ATGTCTAGGAAGCAAAACACCAGAG ATCCATCTGGCTTTGTTTTTGACGTGCAGTCCAACACGGTGCTAGCCCAGGGAGGAACCTTCGAAAACATGAAGGAGAAG ATCAGTGCTGTGAGAGCCATCGTCCCCAACAGGAGCAACAATGAGATTGtgcttgtgctgcagcactTCGACAACTGCGTGGACAGGACGGTGCAAGCCTTCATGGAAG GCAATGCCAGTGAAGTACTGAAGGAATGGACTGTAACAGGCAAGAAAAAG AACAAGaagaagaaacccaaacccaagccgcaggcagagcccagcgGCCTCCCGGAGCCGGGGAAACCAGCATCCAGAGGGGAGGAGGCACGGGGAAGCACCGGGAAGGGCGGGATGAACGGATTCCATGTCAACGGCTGTGCCCATGACACCGAGTCCGTGGATTCCCTCAGTGAGGGTCTGGATGCGCTCTCCATTGATGccagggagctggaggagtGCGAGTGCCCAGCAGGGCCCCCCCGAGCAG CAGTGCCTGACCTAGCGAATGGGATAGCAGACTTTGACACACAATCGCTCACCCTGCATCCTTCCCAGAGCCCTTCATCCCTCAGGCAGCGGCCTGAGCACCGGAGCACTGGCAGGTCTCTGTCCAGGTCAGCACTGAGCCACTCCACTCCTGCCTCCCTGTCTGCAACCCGCCTCGAGGACATGCCCCTGTCTCCTGCCAACAGGAAGCTGG GCTCCAACATTGAGAAGTCAGTGAAGGATCTCCAGCGCTGCACCGTGTCGCTGGCACGGTACCGGGTAGTGGTGAAGGAGGAGATGGATGCTTCCATCAAGAGGATGAAGCAGGTCTTTGCCGAGCTTCAGAGCAG CCTTATGGATCGGGAGGTGGCGTTGCTGGCTGAGATGGACAAAGTGAAAGCAGAAGCGA TGGAGATCCTGGGCAGCCggcagaggaaggcagaggCGCTAAAGAAGATGACGGACGTGGCTGTGAGGATGTCTGAGGAGCAGCTGGTGGAGCTCCGGGCTGACATCAAG CACTTTGTGAGTGAGCGCAAGTACGATGAGGACCTGGGCCGGGTGGCACGGTTCTCTTGCGACCTGGATGCGCTCAAGAGAAGCATCGCTGCCTTTGGCCAAG TTTCCCACCCGAAGAACAGTTACTCCACGCGGTCCCGGTGCAGCTCACTCACAGCCGCAGCCCTCGGCAGCCCCGGGGACACCGCGCCCCGCCCTGGTCCAACCACCGCCACCAGCCTGAGCACAGGCACCAAGAAGCCCCCGGCTGCAGCAGAGGGACCCACGGGGGACACCGGTAGCCAACCCTCGCAGCCAGCACGAGAG CGCACCAGGAGGCCGGGAGGAGGATCCCGACTGCAGCCACCCCCCGTAGCCCAACCCCGGCCGCCGGCAGCGCCCCCACAGCGCCGGCCCCGTGCACGGCAGGAGGGGGCCCGCGCCTGA
- the SPATS2 gene encoding spermatogenesis-associated serine-rich protein 2 isoform X3, giving the protein MSRKQNTRDPSGFVFDVQSNTVLAQGGTFENMKEKISAVRAIVPNRSNNEIVLVLQHFDNCVDRTVQAFMEGNASEVLKEWTVTGKKKNKKKKPKPKPQAEPSGLPEPGKPASRGEEARGSTGKGGMNGFHVNGCAHDTESVDSLSEGLDALSIDARELEELPDLANGIADFDTQSLTLHPSQSPSSLRQRPEHRSTGRSLSRSALSHSTPASLSATRLEDMPLSPANRKLGSNIEKSVKDLQRCTVSLARYRVVVKEEMDASIKRMKQVFAELQSSLMDREVALLAEMDKVKAEAMEILGSRQRKAEALKKMTDVAVRMSEEQLVELRADIKHFVSERKYDEDLGRVARFSCDLDALKRSIAAFGQVSHPKNSYSTRSRCSSLTAAALGSPGDTAPRPGPTTATSLSTGTKKPPAAAEGPTGDTGSQPSQPARERTRRPGGGSRLQPPPVAQPRPPAAPPQRRPRARQEGARA; this is encoded by the exons ATGTCTAGGAAGCAAAACACCAGAG ATCCATCTGGCTTTGTTTTTGACGTGCAGTCCAACACGGTGCTAGCCCAGGGAGGAACCTTCGAAAACATGAAGGAGAAG ATCAGTGCTGTGAGAGCCATCGTCCCCAACAGGAGCAACAATGAGATTGtgcttgtgctgcagcactTCGACAACTGCGTGGACAGGACGGTGCAAGCCTTCATGGAAG GCAATGCCAGTGAAGTACTGAAGGAATGGACTGTAACAGGCAAGAAAAAG AACAAGaagaagaaacccaaacccaagccgcaggcagagcccagcgGCCTCCCGGAGCCGGGGAAACCAGCATCCAGAGGGGAGGAGGCACGGGGAAGCACCGGGAAGGGCGGGATGAACGGATTCCATGTCAACGGCTGTGCCCATGACACCGAGTCCGTGGATTCCCTCAGTGAGGGTCTGGATGCGCTCTCCATTGATGccagggagctggaggagt TGCCTGACCTAGCGAATGGGATAGCAGACTTTGACACACAATCGCTCACCCTGCATCCTTCCCAGAGCCCTTCATCCCTCAGGCAGCGGCCTGAGCACCGGAGCACTGGCAGGTCTCTGTCCAGGTCAGCACTGAGCCACTCCACTCCTGCCTCCCTGTCTGCAACCCGCCTCGAGGACATGCCCCTGTCTCCTGCCAACAGGAAGCTGG GCTCCAACATTGAGAAGTCAGTGAAGGATCTCCAGCGCTGCACCGTGTCGCTGGCACGGTACCGGGTAGTGGTGAAGGAGGAGATGGATGCTTCCATCAAGAGGATGAAGCAGGTCTTTGCCGAGCTTCAGAGCAG CCTTATGGATCGGGAGGTGGCGTTGCTGGCTGAGATGGACAAAGTGAAAGCAGAAGCGA TGGAGATCCTGGGCAGCCggcagaggaaggcagaggCGCTAAAGAAGATGACGGACGTGGCTGTGAGGATGTCTGAGGAGCAGCTGGTGGAGCTCCGGGCTGACATCAAG CACTTTGTGAGTGAGCGCAAGTACGATGAGGACCTGGGCCGGGTGGCACGGTTCTCTTGCGACCTGGATGCGCTCAAGAGAAGCATCGCTGCCTTTGGCCAAG TTTCCCACCCGAAGAACAGTTACTCCACGCGGTCCCGGTGCAGCTCACTCACAGCCGCAGCCCTCGGCAGCCCCGGGGACACCGCGCCCCGCCCTGGTCCAACCACCGCCACCAGCCTGAGCACAGGCACCAAGAAGCCCCCGGCTGCAGCAGAGGGACCCACGGGGGACACCGGTAGCCAACCCTCGCAGCCAGCACGAGAG CGCACCAGGAGGCCGGGAGGAGGATCCCGACTGCAGCCACCCCCCGTAGCCCAACCCCGGCCGCCGGCAGCGCCCCCACAGCGCCGGCCCCGTGCACGGCAGGAGGGGGCCCGCGCCTGA
- the DNAJC22 gene encoding dnaJ homolog subfamily C member 22: MVCGAKSIWGAAPQALHGERVLDTAAVLVPPGGVTHTMAKQLLVAYGLWALGGPLGLHHLYLGRDSHALLWMLTLGGFGAGWLWDVWHLPSWVAMANGAPVARTGPVPALSALRLAGQVLVGVYFGLAAALGLPGVPAMLAQPLAVGLGVQLVASVGDQTSEAPRTVATAFAASLLFQGRVLALLPISVAAAITAQRHRRYRHRGEPRPRLRARLYHLALALVAFAAPLACRGLSGALALARAVTELLLLPLRAGRLLAEVLGFSGGSQGCGAGVDRSEQQRRAFEVLGLPPGSSIEAVHRSYRELVKLWHPDHNRHRAEEAERRFIELLEAYEELAGPRRAPG, from the exons ATGGTGTGTGGGGCAAAGTCTATCTGGGGAGCGGCACCACAGGCGCTCCATGGGGAGAG GGTGCTGGACACTGCGGCAGTGCTGGTGCCCCCCGGGGGGGTAACACACACCATGGCCAAGCAGCTGCTGGTGGCTTATGGCCTGTGGGCTCTTGGGGGGCCGCTGGGGCTGCACCACCTCTACCTGGGCCGAGACAGCCACGCACTGCTCTGGATGCTCACACTGGGAGGCTTCGGCGCCGGCTGGCTCTGGGACGTGTGGCACCTCCCAAGTTGGGTGGCCATGGCCAATGGGGCTCCCGTGGCCCGCACCGGGCCGGTACCGGCGCTCAGCGCCCTGCGCCTGGCTGGGCAGGTGTTGGTGGGGGTGTACTTCGGGCTAGCTGCGGCGCTGGGGCTGCCGGGGGTACCGGCGATGCTGGCGCAGCCCCTGGCCGTGGGGCTCGGGGTGCAGCTGGTGGCCTCGGTGGGGGACCAGACATCGGAAGCGCCCCGCACGGTGGCCACAGCCTTCGCCGCCTCACTCCTGTTCCAGGGCAGGGTGCTGGCGCTGCTGCCCATCAGCGTGGCCGCTGCCATCACTGCCCAGCGGCACCGGCGCTACCGCCACCGCGGGGAGCCGAGGCCCCGGCTGCGAGCCCGACTCTACCACCTGGCGCTGGCGCTTGTGGCCTTCGCCGCGCCGCTTGCCTGCCGCGGGCTCAGCGGGGCGCTGGCGCTGGCCCGTGCAGTCACcgagctcctgctcctgcccctccgCGCCGGGCGGCTCCTGGCTGAGGTCTTGGGCTTTTCTGGCGGCTCCCAGGGATGCGGCGCCGGCGTCGACAGGAGCGAGCAGCAGCGGAGGGCGTTTGAG GTCCTGGGTCTCCCACCCGGCTCCTCCATCGAGGCCGTGCACCGGAGCTACCGGGAGCTGGTGAAGCTTTGGCACCCAGACCACAACCGGCACCGCGCCGAGGAGGCCGAGCGGCGCTTCATCGAGCTGCTGGAGGCCTACGAGGAGCTGGCAGGGCCCAGGAGAGCCCCGGGGTGA
- the SPATS2 gene encoding spermatogenesis-associated serine-rich protein 2 isoform X2: MSRKQNTRDPSGFVFDVQSNTVLAQGGTFENMKEKISAVRAIVPNRSNNEIVLVLQHFDNCVDRTVQAFMEGNASEVLKEWTVTGKKKNKKKKPKPKPQAEPSGLPEPGKPASRGEEARGSTGKGGMNGFHVNGCAHDTESVDSLSEGLDALSIDARELEECECPAGPPRAVPDLANGIADFDTQSLTLHPSQSPSSLRQRPEHRSTGRSLSRSALSHSTPASLSATRLEDMPLSPANRKLGSNIEKSVKDLQRCTVSLARYRVVVKEEMDASIKRMKQVFAELQSSLMDREVALLAEMDKVKAEAMEILGSRQRKAEALKKMTDVAVRMSEEQLVELRADIKHFVSERKYDEDLGRVARFSCDLDALKRSIAAFGQVSHPKNSYSTRSRCSSLTAAALGSPGDTAPRPGPTTATSLSTGTKKPPAAAEGPTGDTGSQPSQPARERTRRPGGGSRLQPPPVAQPRPPAAPPQRRPRARQEGARA, encoded by the exons ATGTCTAGGAAGCAAAACACCAGAG ATCCATCTGGCTTTGTTTTTGACGTGCAGTCCAACACGGTGCTAGCCCAGGGAGGAACCTTCGAAAACATGAAGGAGAAG ATCAGTGCTGTGAGAGCCATCGTCCCCAACAGGAGCAACAATGAGATTGtgcttgtgctgcagcactTCGACAACTGCGTGGACAGGACGGTGCAAGCCTTCATGGAAG GCAATGCCAGTGAAGTACTGAAGGAATGGACTGTAACAGGCAAGAAAAAG AACAAGaagaagaaacccaaacccaagccgcaggcagagcccagcgGCCTCCCGGAGCCGGGGAAACCAGCATCCAGAGGGGAGGAGGCACGGGGAAGCACCGGGAAGGGCGGGATGAACGGATTCCATGTCAACGGCTGTGCCCATGACACCGAGTCCGTGGATTCCCTCAGTGAGGGTCTGGATGCGCTCTCCATTGATGccagggagctggaggagtGCGAGTGCCCAGCAGGGCCCCCCCGAGCAG TGCCTGACCTAGCGAATGGGATAGCAGACTTTGACACACAATCGCTCACCCTGCATCCTTCCCAGAGCCCTTCATCCCTCAGGCAGCGGCCTGAGCACCGGAGCACTGGCAGGTCTCTGTCCAGGTCAGCACTGAGCCACTCCACTCCTGCCTCCCTGTCTGCAACCCGCCTCGAGGACATGCCCCTGTCTCCTGCCAACAGGAAGCTGG GCTCCAACATTGAGAAGTCAGTGAAGGATCTCCAGCGCTGCACCGTGTCGCTGGCACGGTACCGGGTAGTGGTGAAGGAGGAGATGGATGCTTCCATCAAGAGGATGAAGCAGGTCTTTGCCGAGCTTCAGAGCAG CCTTATGGATCGGGAGGTGGCGTTGCTGGCTGAGATGGACAAAGTGAAAGCAGAAGCGA TGGAGATCCTGGGCAGCCggcagaggaaggcagaggCGCTAAAGAAGATGACGGACGTGGCTGTGAGGATGTCTGAGGAGCAGCTGGTGGAGCTCCGGGCTGACATCAAG CACTTTGTGAGTGAGCGCAAGTACGATGAGGACCTGGGCCGGGTGGCACGGTTCTCTTGCGACCTGGATGCGCTCAAGAGAAGCATCGCTGCCTTTGGCCAAG TTTCCCACCCGAAGAACAGTTACTCCACGCGGTCCCGGTGCAGCTCACTCACAGCCGCAGCCCTCGGCAGCCCCGGGGACACCGCGCCCCGCCCTGGTCCAACCACCGCCACCAGCCTGAGCACAGGCACCAAGAAGCCCCCGGCTGCAGCAGAGGGACCCACGGGGGACACCGGTAGCCAACCCTCGCAGCCAGCACGAGAG CGCACCAGGAGGCCGGGAGGAGGATCCCGACTGCAGCCACCCCCCGTAGCCCAACCCCGGCCGCCGGCAGCGCCCCCACAGCGCCGGCCCCGTGCACGGCAGGAGGGGGCCCGCGCCTGA